A DNA window from Halogeometricum borinquense DSM 11551 contains the following coding sequences:
- a CDS encoding RraA family protein translates to MVIGEINRPDDEQLRSLEHVDPNELGHHKHFGHSSPEIEFMRTAQDAELVGSALTVRIPPVDGTMVHKAIELAQPTDVIVIEMGGHETNAPWGEITTHAAVANGVRGVVIDGAVTDTAAINEIGFPVFARARTNRTVQRLTESLGGDINVPVQVGGAVVRPGDIAIGNEDGVVFVSREQIDQTIERYARHDGAESELIERLYDGESLAEISGANDRIAELNRER, encoded by the coding sequence ATGGTAATCGGAGAGATCAACCGGCCCGACGACGAACAGTTGCGCTCCCTCGAACACGTGGACCCGAACGAACTCGGCCATCACAAACACTTCGGACACTCGTCTCCGGAAATCGAGTTCATGCGGACGGCTCAGGACGCAGAGCTAGTCGGGTCGGCGCTGACCGTGAGAATTCCCCCTGTGGATGGGACGATGGTGCACAAAGCGATTGAACTGGCACAGCCGACAGACGTCATTGTCATCGAGATGGGCGGACACGAGACAAATGCACCGTGGGGCGAAATCACCACGCACGCGGCCGTCGCGAATGGAGTGAGAGGTGTCGTTATCGACGGTGCCGTGACCGATACCGCAGCAATCAACGAGATCGGATTTCCAGTCTTTGCCCGCGCACGGACCAACAGGACGGTCCAGCGCCTGACCGAAAGCTTGGGTGGAGATATCAACGTACCGGTGCAGGTCGGTGGTGCGGTGGTCCGGCCAGGAGACATCGCAATCGGAAACGAAGACGGAGTCGTGTTCGTCTCACGGGAGCAGATTGATCAGACCATCGAACGCTACGCGAGACACGACGGAGCAGAGTCCGAACTCATAGAGCGTCTCTACGACGGTGAGTCGCTCGCGGAGATCTCCGGTGCGAATGATCGCATTGCCGAATTGAATCGCGAGCGCTGA
- a CDS encoding MarR family transcriptional regulator, with product MSIDRDTFENTSEDELADLSVPDQVLGFLAANKHRAFKAREIASQIGVDEGAVSTALSRLKDRNLVEHKATYWAVTDDTERLDGYSGYERATALFNEQLGDEDKESWREHAPSEPHPSVENEQ from the coding sequence ATGTCCATCGACCGAGACACATTCGAGAACACGAGCGAGGACGAGCTCGCGGATCTTTCGGTCCCTGATCAGGTCCTCGGGTTTCTCGCCGCCAACAAGCATCGGGCGTTCAAGGCTCGCGAAATTGCTTCTCAGATCGGCGTTGACGAGGGGGCAGTGAGCACTGCGCTCTCACGATTAAAGGACCGTAACTTGGTCGAACACAAGGCAACGTACTGGGCCGTGACTGACGACACCGAGCGACTCGACGGGTATAGCGGCTACGAACGGGCGACCGCTCTGTTCAACGAGCAACTCGGTGACGAAGACAAGGAGTCATGGCGCGAACACGCACCCAGTGAGCCACACCCGAGTGTGGAGAACGAGCAGTGA
- a CDS encoding type II toxin-antitoxin system PemK/MazF family toxin, giving the protein MLERGDVVYGDDPFKGEEDARPWLILSNHDDRSFHGEQIALTLTTKSWMDGLIDIPEEKWLRGGTPDESRIVPWGVQSIDHEDIDFWQGQVESELVDEAVAALAEELQ; this is encoded by the coding sequence ATTCTTGAGCGGGGCGACGTCGTCTACGGTGATGACCCGTTCAAAGGCGAGGAAGATGCCCGACCGTGGCTCATTCTCTCGAATCACGACGACCGATCATTCCACGGCGAGCAGATTGCGCTGACATTGACGACGAAATCCTGGATGGACGGCCTCATCGATATTCCCGAAGAGAAATGGCTGCGTGGTGGGACGCCCGACGAGAGTCGAATCGTCCCATGGGGCGTCCAATCGATCGACCACGAGGATATCGACTTCTGGCAAGGACAGGTGGAGAGTGAGCTTGTCGACGAAGCGGTCGCTGCCCTCGCCGAAGAGTTGCAGTAG
- a CDS encoding IucA/IucC family protein, giving the protein MTGVSASCDTAADRAESATLHAFLNCYLRETETGEIVDRQTVLSERDTEGDAVCIPFPQQGVEVVVPLRYESPTGRHLFDLPAYAREDTDAELKPLDAGTLAALGRRELALTADEADLTAGSDLLRRVLASRRTIEQFVRENDDTVRAADTETTFCEAEQSLVYGHHLHPTPKSREGIADHEARAYAPELGGAFQLRYFAADRDLVSQWFAGDVSSTEWIRTGLDEAEADLPDVAERVLADGYELVPTHPWQASYLRSQPHVEQALDQGSIIDLGAFGPTFYPTSSVRTLWSPAAPFMVKSSLAVEITNSERTSKVSELKLGVAAAELLDTGFGDRLAERFPRFSVVRDPAALTLDLGDGSESGFETVLRENTFRGESARNVTPIAALCQDGIDGPSRLARVVSALAERTGRPTSNVTREWFCKYMAVTLSPVVWTYFELGIGLEAHQQNVLIRLDSDGWPAEGFYRDNEGFFVPESRRSDIDAWLPGVCDRIETVCPDETVDDCVRYYAVLNNAFGVINALGVAGLVDETALLEDLRAELDYFAEYEPPASTLVTDLLEEPTVPCKGNLRTRLEGRDELAASLEEESVYVDIENPLVTRL; this is encoded by the coding sequence ATGACGGGAGTAAGTGCTAGCTGTGATACGGCGGCCGACCGTGCGGAATCGGCGACGTTGCACGCGTTCCTGAACTGCTACCTTCGGGAGACAGAGACGGGCGAGATTGTTGACCGACAGACGGTTCTCTCAGAACGGGATACTGAAGGCGACGCAGTCTGCATCCCGTTCCCACAACAGGGAGTTGAAGTGGTCGTGCCACTGCGCTACGAATCACCAACGGGTCGGCACCTGTTTGACCTGCCCGCCTACGCGCGGGAAGATACGGACGCTGAACTCAAGCCGCTTGACGCAGGAACGCTCGCAGCGCTTGGTCGGCGAGAACTTGCTCTTACGGCCGATGAAGCTGATCTGACTGCTGGGAGCGACTTACTCAGACGGGTGCTCGCGTCACGGCGCACCATCGAACAGTTCGTTCGTGAGAATGACGATACGGTCCGTGCTGCGGACACCGAAACGACGTTCTGCGAGGCCGAACAGTCGCTCGTCTATGGCCATCACCTGCATCCGACCCCGAAGAGCCGGGAGGGGATTGCTGACCACGAGGCGCGTGCGTATGCACCCGAACTCGGCGGGGCGTTCCAGCTTCGGTACTTTGCTGCCGACCGAGACCTCGTCTCGCAGTGGTTCGCCGGCGATGTGAGCAGTACCGAATGGATCCGGACCGGACTTGACGAGGCAGAAGCCGACCTGCCCGACGTGGCCGAGCGCGTACTCGCCGACGGATACGAACTCGTTCCGACTCATCCGTGGCAGGCATCGTATCTCAGGTCACAGCCTCACGTCGAGCAGGCGCTCGACCAAGGATCGATCATCGACCTCGGTGCGTTCGGCCCGACGTTTTATCCAACTTCGTCGGTTCGCACGCTCTGGTCACCGGCCGCGCCATTTATGGTGAAGAGTTCACTCGCAGTGGAGATCACGAACTCAGAGCGCACGAGCAAAGTGTCGGAACTCAAACTCGGTGTGGCGGCAGCGGAACTGCTCGACACTGGCTTCGGTGACCGACTAGCCGAGCGCTTCCCACGATTCTCCGTCGTGAGGGATCCGGCGGCGCTGACTCTCGACCTCGGCGACGGTTCCGAATCAGGGTTCGAAACGGTTCTCAGAGAGAACACGTTCCGCGGCGAGAGTGCGCGAAACGTCACACCCATCGCGGCGCTCTGCCAGGACGGTATCGACGGTCCATCACGTCTCGCGCGCGTGGTAAGTGCGCTCGCCGAACGGACAGGGCGGCCGACGAGCAACGTCACGCGGGAGTGGTTCTGTAAGTACATGGCCGTCACACTCAGCCCTGTGGTGTGGACGTACTTCGAACTCGGAATTGGGCTTGAGGCCCACCAGCAGAATGTGCTCATTCGACTCGACAGCGACGGCTGGCCAGCCGAAGGGTTCTATCGGGACAACGAGGGCTTCTTCGTGCCCGAATCGCGTCGCAGCGATATCGACGCCTGGCTTCCCGGCGTCTGTGATCGTATCGAGACGGTCTGTCCCGACGAAACGGTGGATGATTGTGTGCGCTATTACGCCGTTCTCAACAACGCCTTCGGCGTGATCAACGCACTCGGTGTTGCCGGACTGGTTGACGAAACGGCACTCCTCGAAGACCTACGCGCAGAGCTTGACTACTTTGCCGAATACGAACCGCCCGCGTCAACTCTCGTCACCGACCTACTCGAAGAACCAACCGTCCCGTGCAAGGGCAACCTCCGCACACGGTTGGAGGGCCGCGACGAACTAGCAGCATCACTCGAAGAAGAGTCTGTCTACGTCGATATCGAGAATCCGCTCGTCACGAGGCTGTGA
- a CDS encoding trypsin-like serine protease: MNQIHFWELQICSIHSTRTYTISESYTGWGTAGFPVKDEHGNKRLLTASHLWENKACQSKTGETATQYNQDFGTVAESHTSADFVLLEKTNGSIDLSQEISEEDSTQLVSGWHPKDAVSELVAERRDVRKMGVTTGQTTGTITGMEKTISGDCNDLDGHGIIVDGIDVGKGDSGGPIYRIETIGGVNYAVLAAHTTHFIGSGEQETCTPGDERSIGSSAAGHAWYHKDSEYNLIL; encoded by the coding sequence TTGAACCAGATACATTTTTGGGAGCTCCAAATCTGTTCCATACATTCAACACGGACCTATACGATAAGCGAGTCCTACACCGGCTGGGGGACCGCCGGCTTCCCCGTCAAAGACGAACACGGTAACAAACGGCTACTGACCGCTAGCCACCTGTGGGAAAACAAAGCCTGCCAATCGAAAACCGGCGAAACTGCTACTCAGTACAACCAGGACTTCGGTACTGTCGCTGAATCCCATACGAGCGCTGACTTCGTCCTCCTCGAGAAAACCAACGGCAGCATCGACCTGAGCCAAGAGATCTCTGAGGAGGACTCAACGCAACTGGTGTCCGGGTGGCATCCGAAAGACGCCGTCAGTGAACTCGTCGCAGAGCGCCGTGATGTTCGGAAGATGGGCGTGACGACCGGACAGACGACTGGGACCATCACCGGGATGGAGAAGACCATCAGCGGCGACTGCAACGATCTCGACGGACACGGCATTATTGTCGATGGGATCGATGTTGGGAAAGGTGATTCTGGTGGGCCGATCTACCGAATCGAGACTATCGGCGGCGTCAACTACGCGGTTCTCGCCGCTCACACGACACATTTCATTGGGAGCGGTGAACAGGAGACCTGCACTCCCGGAGATGAACGTAGTATCGGTTCGTCAGCTGCCGGGCACGCCTGGTATCACAAAGACAGCGAATACAACCTCATCCTCTAA
- a CDS encoding twin-arginine translocation signal domain-containing protein, producing the protein MQDQSRRQFLKKASIATVGAATVGSVMTGPALAYNKDFRDEVGNLLSEGKVEKAKKKLNDEGIDFSVTEYNTLYSGDAEVVNDEGEIVADDEDEFNPEDFSGSDSGNSTADEGNGITPDTYKPPGDDSNTNCALLVSNVGGDEYDVYYSWSMDKRSYVDDTTNEYNGCGADGAGIFWPTEYFNTPSTGRDNFYDYDSDRISYDQWEPRGGISAKVDDPNRNVDAPDTYSDAFSTHVIAAKDGADTQNFIGQYEHTWVGALTPCVGVSVSISLGPLSLSTSGTPYTWKMPASETLP; encoded by the coding sequence ATGCAAGACCAATCCAGACGGCAGTTCCTGAAGAAAGCAAGCATCGCTACCGTCGGCGCAGCCACAGTCGGGTCCGTGATGACTGGTCCTGCGCTCGCGTACAACAAGGACTTCCGGGATGAAGTCGGGAACCTCCTCTCCGAGGGGAAAGTCGAGAAGGCAAAAAAGAAGCTCAACGACGAAGGCATCGACTTCTCCGTGACGGAGTACAATACCCTCTACAGTGGTGACGCCGAAGTCGTCAACGACGAGGGTGAGATCGTCGCGGACGACGAAGACGAGTTCAATCCCGAGGACTTCTCTGGGTCCGACAGCGGAAACAGTACCGCAGACGAGGGCAACGGGATTACGCCGGACACCTACAAGCCGCCGGGAGACGACTCCAACACCAACTGCGCCCTCCTGGTGTCGAATGTCGGTGGAGACGAGTACGACGTCTACTACAGCTGGTCGATGGACAAGCGGTCGTATGTCGACGACACGACCAACGAGTACAACGGCTGTGGTGCTGACGGGGCCGGAATTTTCTGGCCGACGGAGTACTTCAACACGCCGTCGACGGGCCGTGACAACTTCTACGACTACGACAGCGACCGGATCAGCTACGACCAGTGGGAGCCCCGTGGTGGGATCTCCGCGAAAGTCGACGACCCGAACCGGAACGTCGACGCACCTGACACCTACTCGGATGCGTTCTCCACGCACGTCATCGCCGCGAAGGATGGTGCAGACACGCAGAACTTCATCGGTCAGTACGAGCACACGTGGGTCGGTGCTCTTACGCCCTGTGTTGGCGTGAGCGTCAGCATCTCGCTGGGTCCGTTATCACTGAGTACGAGCGGGACGCCGTACACGTGGAAGATGCCGGCCTCGGAGACGCTGCCCTAA